In a single window of the Papaver somniferum cultivar HN1 chromosome 8, ASM357369v1, whole genome shotgun sequence genome:
- the LOC113306064 gene encoding uncharacterized protein K02A2.6-like — MEEDAAAFDQRCNECQIHGNLIHTPSTPLHSISSLCPFYSWGLDIISKINLPSSKQHEYIINATEYFTKWVESIPLQGTTGATIAAFIKEHIICRFGVPKHIITDNGITFANKQVRELLEEYGIKQAFSTMYYPQGNGKAESTNKTLIRILS, encoded by the coding sequence atggaggaaGATGCAGCTGCGTTTGATCAAAGATGCAACgaatgtcaaattcatggaaacCTTATTCATACACCTTCTACTCCTCTACACTCAATAAGTAGTTTGTGTCCGttttacagctggggacttgacatcatttCGAAGATCAACCTGCCATCGTCAAAACAACACGAGTATATCATAAACGCAAcggagtattttaccaagtgggttgaaTCCATTCCTCTACAAGGGACTACTGGAGCAACAATCGCGGCGTTTATTAAAGAACACATCATTTGTCGGTTTGGCGTGCCTAAGCACATCATTACTGATAATGGCATTACTTTCGCCAACAAGCAGGTACGAGAGTTGctcgaagaatatggaattaagcaggCCTTCTCCACCATGTACTACCCCCAGGGGAATGGGAAagccgaaagcaccaacaaaaccttaATTCGGATTCTCAGTTGA